One region of Stigmatella erecta genomic DNA includes:
- a CDS encoding ATP-binding protein, with amino-acid sequence MSTTPYSPAQLRALIEAFENPMVVLKERSLWLVNEAYLRMLGLPRGEVEGESALRFISPHERSLLGASLQALLEGAPPPTGSVRHLVPASGGRMLKMAIQPQEVALEDGSKGWLLNLIPLTELMPLLNMAERLMERSARLVTARSEQAVRQVTLEMLASAGFLARFLSRDGECLGPSGERPLPEDGPRVKEALSQGHPVFGALGPGTSFHVYVPLGEALQEVLWVGGSELALTHGSVLMLFAKMVGAALSEARLQAESARGKWEMEALAEVARFVARVEPPSASAFLERLQGLLSADAVLLHVREEEGAPPVPKACVGLKAGDPSRDMVRLGRVLSEAVLGGEPGVLSGEAEGQALREASGGKLGSGAAVRLTRGGAVYGTLQVLRGPERPFQREDLRLLGTVAELLVTLLEQHRLRAESARQLSETRLLLDLARTTSAVLDTASILDLAADFLVRLLGVSNCAILLYDDQAKMLRGAAASSTHRDFFREVTLPLTSDDVAARAARERRSIAVEDVEKAAGEGIPAFVQTLGEKALLALPLTSRDELIGVVLVDDTRGPRVFGPSLIELAEATCGQLSMAIANARLYESLWASYAELAATRAEMVKRERLAALGELSAIVAHEVRNPLGVIFNAVASLRRLVPLQGDASMLLDILAEESDRLNRMVADLLDYTRPREPILHPEHLDRVIQDALDAARLQGGPGGQTVSVQMDVEPALPPVPMDRRLIRQALINIIVNAIQAMPHGGVVRVNARREPHAGRESLRIDVTDQGMGIPAELLHRVFEPFFTTKAQGTGLGLAVVKRILEEHRGEIAVEGTQGQGTTFTLRLPFQPPTLP; translated from the coding sequence ATGAGCACGACGCCTTACAGCCCGGCGCAACTGCGCGCCTTGATCGAGGCCTTCGAGAACCCGATGGTCGTGCTCAAGGAGCGTTCTCTGTGGCTGGTGAACGAGGCCTACCTGCGCATGCTGGGCTTGCCGCGCGGGGAGGTGGAAGGCGAGTCGGCCCTGAGGTTCATCAGCCCGCACGAGCGCAGCCTGCTGGGCGCCTCGCTGCAAGCGCTCCTGGAGGGGGCACCGCCGCCCACCGGCTCCGTCCGGCACCTGGTCCCCGCGTCGGGGGGGCGGATGCTCAAGATGGCCATCCAACCCCAGGAGGTGGCGCTGGAGGATGGCTCCAAGGGCTGGCTGCTCAACCTCATCCCCCTGACGGAGCTGATGCCGCTGTTGAACATGGCCGAGCGTTTGATGGAGCGCTCGGCCCGGCTGGTGACGGCGCGCTCCGAGCAGGCGGTGCGCCAGGTGACCCTGGAGATGCTGGCCTCGGCGGGCTTCCTGGCGCGGTTCCTCTCGCGCGACGGAGAGTGCCTGGGGCCCAGCGGCGAGAGGCCGCTGCCGGAGGATGGGCCGCGGGTGAAGGAGGCGCTCTCCCAGGGACACCCCGTCTTCGGGGCCCTGGGGCCCGGCACCTCGTTTCACGTCTATGTGCCCCTGGGCGAGGCGCTCCAGGAGGTGTTGTGGGTGGGGGGCTCGGAGCTGGCGCTGACGCACGGCTCGGTGCTGATGCTCTTCGCCAAGATGGTGGGGGCGGCGCTGTCCGAGGCGCGCCTGCAGGCCGAGAGCGCCCGCGGCAAGTGGGAGATGGAGGCGCTGGCGGAGGTGGCGCGCTTCGTGGCGCGGGTGGAGCCTCCCAGCGCCAGCGCGTTCCTCGAGCGGCTCCAGGGGCTGCTGTCCGCCGACGCGGTCCTGCTGCATGTCCGGGAAGAGGAGGGCGCGCCGCCGGTGCCCAAGGCCTGCGTGGGGCTGAAGGCGGGGGACCCCTCCCGCGACATGGTGCGCCTGGGCCGGGTGTTGAGCGAGGCGGTGCTGGGCGGTGAGCCGGGCGTCTTGTCGGGCGAGGCCGAGGGCCAGGCCCTGCGGGAGGCCTCGGGCGGCAAGCTGGGCAGTGGGGCCGCGGTGCGCCTGACCCGGGGAGGCGCGGTGTACGGCACCCTCCAGGTGCTGCGCGGGCCGGAGCGCCCCTTCCAGCGCGAGGACCTGCGGCTGCTGGGCACGGTGGCCGAGCTGCTGGTGACGCTGCTGGAGCAGCACCGCCTTCGCGCCGAGTCCGCGCGGCAGCTCTCCGAGACGCGCCTGCTGCTGGACCTGGCCCGCACCACCTCGGCGGTGCTCGACACGGCCAGCATCCTGGACCTGGCGGCGGACTTCCTCGTGCGCCTATTAGGGGTGTCCAACTGCGCCATCCTGCTCTACGACGACCAGGCGAAGATGCTGCGCGGCGCGGCGGCCTCGTCCACCCACCGGGACTTCTTCCGCGAGGTGACGCTCCCGCTCACCAGCGATGACGTGGCGGCCCGCGCGGCCCGCGAGCGCCGGTCCATCGCCGTGGAGGACGTGGAGAAGGCCGCGGGGGAGGGCATTCCCGCGTTCGTCCAGACCCTGGGCGAGAAGGCGCTGCTGGCCCTGCCTCTCACCTCGCGCGACGAGCTCATCGGCGTGGTGCTGGTGGATGACACCCGGGGGCCGCGCGTCTTTGGCCCCTCGCTCATCGAACTGGCGGAGGCCACCTGCGGCCAGCTCTCCATGGCCATCGCCAACGCGCGGCTCTACGAGTCGCTCTGGGCCTCGTACGCGGAGCTGGCGGCCACGCGCGCGGAGATGGTCAAGCGGGAGCGGCTCGCGGCCCTGGGGGAGCTGTCCGCCATCGTCGCCCACGAGGTCCGCAATCCCCTGGGGGTCATCTTCAACGCCGTGGCGTCGCTGCGCCGCCTGGTTCCCCTCCAGGGGGACGCCTCCATGCTGCTGGACATCCTGGCCGAGGAGAGCGATCGCCTCAACCGCATGGTGGCGGACCTGCTGGACTACACGCGGCCCCGGGAGCCCATCCTCCATCCGGAGCACCTGGACCGCGTGATTCAGGACGCGCTGGACGCGGCCCGGCTCCAGGGGGGCCCCGGCGGCCAGACGGTCTCCGTGCAGATGGACGTAGAGCCCGCGCTGCCGCCGGTGCCCATGGACCGGCGGCTCATCCGCCAGGCGCTCATCAACATCATCGTCAACGCCATCCAGGCCATGCCTCATGGGGGCGTGGTGCGGGTGAATGCCCGCCGCGAGCCCCACGCGGGCCGTGAGTCCCTGCGCATCGACGTGACGGACCAGGGCATGGGCATTCCCGCGGAACTCTTGCACCGTGTCTTCGAACCCTTCTTCACCACCAAGGCCCAGGGCACCGGCCTGGGTCTGGCCGTGGTGAAGCGCATCCTGGAAGAGCACCGCGGGGAGATCGCCGTGGAAGGCACCCAGGGCCAGGGCACCACCTTCACCCTCCGGCTTCCCTTCCAACCACCGACGCTCCCGTGA
- a CDS encoding sigma-54-dependent transcriptional regulator — MDDQRNMRATTALLLRAAGHTVSEAATGEEALGLLAGGGVDLLLTDLKMEPMDGLTLLKRALEVAPRLQVILMTAFGSIESAVEAMRLGAYDYVTKPFKESEVRYRVERALERAGLLSAVNMFSGEFNQRHGLSALVGSSPAMLELKTRLVRVAQSDATVLIQGESGTGKELVARALHAQSRRSTKPFVPVNCAAISETLLESELFGHAKGAFTGAVKTRRGLFEEADGGTLFIDEVTETSPAFQSKLLRTLQEGEVRRVGESTSLRVDVRTAAATNRDIELEVQEKRFRQDLYYRLNVVTLRVPPLRERLEDVPALAKHFLERSNARSPRPRQLSASAVAHLMGYAFPGNVRELENLIEQAAALAEGDELQAEDFPIRPQTKAAAPAGNGHVSLVESPGARIPTLAEMVDEAERRAIAQSLERNGTDLARVAEELGISSTTLWRKMKRLNLRPPGDVGRE, encoded by the coding sequence GTGGATGACCAACGCAACATGCGCGCCACCACCGCGCTCCTCCTGCGCGCCGCAGGCCACACCGTGTCCGAGGCCGCCACCGGCGAGGAGGCCCTGGGCCTGCTGGCGGGCGGCGGCGTGGACCTGCTCCTCACCGACCTCAAGATGGAGCCCATGGATGGGCTCACGCTGCTCAAGCGGGCCCTGGAGGTGGCGCCGCGGCTCCAGGTCATCTTGATGACGGCCTTCGGCTCCATCGAGAGCGCCGTGGAGGCCATGCGGCTGGGCGCGTACGACTACGTGACGAAGCCCTTCAAGGAGAGCGAGGTCCGCTACCGCGTGGAGCGGGCCCTGGAGCGCGCGGGGCTGCTGTCCGCGGTGAACATGTTCTCCGGCGAGTTCAACCAGCGCCACGGCCTGTCCGCGCTGGTGGGCAGCAGCCCGGCGATGCTGGAGCTGAAGACGCGGCTGGTGCGCGTGGCGCAGAGCGACGCCACCGTCCTCATCCAGGGCGAGAGCGGTACCGGCAAGGAGCTGGTGGCCCGGGCGCTGCACGCCCAGAGCCGCCGCAGCACCAAGCCCTTCGTGCCCGTCAATTGCGCGGCCATCTCCGAGACGCTGCTGGAGAGCGAGTTGTTCGGCCACGCCAAGGGCGCCTTCACCGGCGCGGTGAAGACCCGGCGCGGCCTGTTCGAGGAGGCCGACGGCGGCACCCTCTTCATCGACGAGGTGACGGAGACGAGCCCCGCCTTCCAGTCCAAGCTGCTGCGCACGCTCCAGGAAGGAGAGGTGCGACGGGTGGGCGAGTCCACCTCGCTGCGCGTGGATGTGCGCACCGCGGCCGCCACCAACCGGGACATCGAGCTGGAGGTGCAAGAGAAGCGCTTCCGGCAGGACCTGTACTACCGGCTCAACGTGGTGACGCTGCGGGTGCCCCCCTTGAGGGAGCGGCTGGAGGATGTGCCCGCACTCGCCAAGCACTTCCTGGAGCGCTCCAATGCGCGGAGCCCACGGCCCCGGCAGCTCTCGGCCTCGGCGGTGGCGCACCTGATGGGCTATGCGTTCCCGGGCAACGTCCGCGAGCTGGAGAACCTCATCGAGCAGGCCGCGGCCCTGGCCGAGGGCGACGAGCTGCAAGCGGAGGACTTTCCGATTCGCCCCCAGACGAAGGCGGCCGCCCCGGCCGGCAATGGCCACGTCTCCCTGGTGGAATCCCCCGGGGCGCGGATTCCCACCCTGGCCGAGATGGTGGATGAGGCCGAGCGGCGGGCCATCGCGCAGTCCCTGGAACGCAACGGGACGGACCTGGCCCGGGTCGCCGAGGAACTGGGCATCTCCTCCACCACCCTGTGGCGCAAGATGAAGCGCCTCAACCTCCGGCCGCCCGGAGACGTGGGCCGGGAGTGA